Below is a window of Pseudomonas monteilii DNA.
CGCCGAGCAGCTCGGCATCAGCCGCAACACCCTCTACCGCAAGCTGCGTCGACACGGCATCGAGCGCCGTCGCTGAGCGAAACAGCGGGTGCGATTTGCGCCCGCCTGGGCTACCCTGCCTCGACGTTTTGCGAGGTCGATCATGCACATTCACATTCTCGGTATCTGCGGCACTTTCATGGGCTCTCTGGCGGTACTCGCCAAGGAGCTCGGCCACCGGGTCACCGGCTCCGACGCCAATGTCTATCCGCCGATGAGCACCCAGCTCCAGGCCCAGGGCATCGAACTGACCCAGGGCTACGACGCCGCCCAGCTCGATCCGGCGCCCGACCTGGTGGTGATCGGCAATGCGCTGTCGCGCGGCAACCCGGCCGTCGAGCACGTCCTCAATGCCGGGCTGCCCTACGTGTCCGGCCCGCAGTGGCTGGCCGACCACGTGCTCCAGGGGCGCTGGGTGCTGGCAGTGGCCGGCACCCACGGCAAGACCACCACCAGCAGCATGCTGGCCTGGGTGCTGGAGCATGCCGGAATGAGCCCGGGCTTTCTCATCGGGGGCGTGCCGCAGAATTTCGCGGTGTCTGCCCGATTGGGCGGCACGCCGTTTTTCGTGGTCGAGGCCGACGAGTACGACAGCGCCTTCTTCGACAAGCGTTCGAAGTTCGTGCACTACCGCCCGCGCACGGCGATCCTCAACAACCTCGAGTTCGATCACGCCGACATCTTCCCGGACCTGGCGGCCATCGAGCGGCAGTTCCATCACCTGGTGCGCACCATCCCGGGCGAAGGGCTGGTCATCCACCCGACCACCGAGCCGGCGCTGGCGCGGGTGATCGACATGGGCTGCTGGACACCGGTGCAGACCACCGGCGAAGGCGGCCAATGGCAGGCCCGCCTGCTGAGCGCCGACGGTTCGCGATTCGAGGTGCTGCTCGATGGGCAGGCGCAGGGCGTGGTGGACTGGGCGCTGACCGGCCAGCACAACGTCGCCAATGCCCTGGCGACCCTGGCAGCGGCTCGCCACGTCGGGGTCACCCCGGTCATGGCGATCGACGGTCTCAGCGCGTTCAAGAGCGTCAAGCGCCGGATGGAAACGGTCGCCGAGGTCGCGGGTGTGACGATCTACGACGATTTCGCCCACCACCCGACCGCCATCGCCACCACCCTCGACGGCTTGCGCAAGCGGGTCGGCGAAGCCCCGGTGATCGCCATCATCGAACCGCGCTCCAACTCCATGAAGCTGGGCGCGCACCGCGATGGATTGCCGGAGAGCGTGGTCGCCGCCGACCAGGTGATCTGGTACGCACCGCCCAACCTGGGCTGGGACCTGGCTGGCACGGCGGCGAACTGCCCGGTGCCGGCCGTGGTCGCCGACAGCCTCGAGGCGATCATCGAGCGCGTGAAGGGCCAGGCGCGGCCCGGCACCCACGTGGTGATCATGAGCAACGGCGGCTTCGGTGGCCTGCATGGCAAGCTCGCCGGGGCCCTGCGATGAGCGGGCCACGGCGCGTCACCCTGGCCATGACCGGCGCTTCGGGCGCGCAATACGGCCTGCGGCTGCTGGACTGCCTGGTGCGTGAAGACCGCGAAGTGCACTTTCTGATTTCCAAGGCCGCGCAGCTGGTGATGTCCACCGAGACCGACGTGATCTTGCCGGCCAAGCCCCAGGCCATGCAGGCCTTCCTCACCGAGTACACCGGCGCGGCGGCGGGGCAGATCCGCGTGTATGGCAAGGAAGACTGGATGTCGCCGGTCGCCTCCGGCTCCGGTGCCCCGGCGGCCATGGTAGTGGTGCCGTGTTCCACCGGCACCCTGTCGGCGATCGCCACGGGCGCCTGCAACAACCTGATCGAGCGCGCCGCCGACGTCACGCTCAAGGAGCGCCGGCAGCTGATCCTGGTGCCGCGCGAGGCGCCGTTCTCCACCATCCACCTGGAGAACATGCTCAAGCTCTCGCAGATGGGCGCGGTGATCCTGCCGGCGGCGCCGGGCTTCTATCACCAGCCGCAGACCCTCGACGACCTGATCGACTTCGTCGTCGCGCGGATCCTCAACCTGCTGGAGATTCCGCAGGACATGCTGCCCCGCTGGGGCGAGCACCACCTGGGCGCCGCCGAGGAGTGAAACCGAACCGCAGCATCGCCCTGGCCCTGGTGCTGGCCCTGAGTTGCGGCTGCGCCACCGTGCGCACCCTCGATGCGGCCCACCCGGGCGCGCCGGTGGTGTACGCCGGCACACGGCTGGACCTGTATGCGCTGAACGGCGGGTGCTGCGCGATGCAGCGCTTCGGCACCGAGGCCCCCGCCTGGCCGCGCCTGGACCTGCCGGGGAGTCTGGTGCTCGATACGCTGCTGCTGCCGTTGTCGGTGCTGACGGTGCTGGGGATTCGGTATCAGGCGCAGGGTGGGTTGTAGGCGGCACGCTTCAGAGTTCAGCCATCGTCCTGGGTCCACGGGCTGCCTTGCCGCCCATCGCGGGCAAGCCCACCACAGCAGGGTTGCAGGCTATCGCGGTCACCTGTGGGAGCGGCCCCTGCCGGGGCGCCGGACCGGCCGCGATTGGGCCCGCAGGGCCCACAAAAATTCTAAAATTATGTCCTTTGAAATCAACAAACTATTTTTTGTTCTATAGGAGCGGGCTTGCCCGCGATGAGGCCAGGACCGGCAATACTGTTCTCAAGCTTGGAGGGTAAGCGACCGGCGCCCTTCGCCGCCGGTTGCCAGTCGGCCACGTCATGCCGTCATCACTTGCCCAGCCGCCGCAATTCATCCGACTCCACCACCCGCACACCGTCCTGCTCCTCCAGGGCCAGGCGCCACAACGCCCGCG
It encodes the following:
- a CDS encoding UDP-N-acetylmuramate:L-alanyl-gamma-D-glutamyl-meso-diaminopimelate ligase (ligates L-alanyl-gamma-D-glutamyl-meso-diaminopimelate to UDP-N-acetylmuramic acid for reincorporation into peptidoglycan); the encoded protein is MHIHILGICGTFMGSLAVLAKELGHRVTGSDANVYPPMSTQLQAQGIELTQGYDAAQLDPAPDLVVIGNALSRGNPAVEHVLNAGLPYVSGPQWLADHVLQGRWVLAVAGTHGKTTTSSMLAWVLEHAGMSPGFLIGGVPQNFAVSARLGGTPFFVVEADEYDSAFFDKRSKFVHYRPRTAILNNLEFDHADIFPDLAAIERQFHHLVRTIPGEGLVIHPTTEPALARVIDMGCWTPVQTTGEGGQWQARLLSADGSRFEVLLDGQAQGVVDWALTGQHNVANALATLAAARHVGVTPVMAIDGLSAFKSVKRRMETVAEVAGVTIYDDFAHHPTAIATTLDGLRKRVGEAPVIAIIEPRSNSMKLGAHRDGLPESVVAADQVIWYAPPNLGWDLAGTAANCPVPAVVADSLEAIIERVKGQARPGTHVVIMSNGGFGGLHGKLAGALR
- a CDS encoding aromatic acid decarboxylase, whose product is MSGPRRVTLAMTGASGAQYGLRLLDCLVREDREVHFLISKAAQLVMSTETDVILPAKPQAMQAFLTEYTGAAAGQIRVYGKEDWMSPVASGSGAPAAMVVVPCSTGTLSAIATGACNNLIERAADVTLKERRQLILVPREAPFSTIHLENMLKLSQMGAVILPAAPGFYHQPQTLDDLIDFVVARILNLLEIPQDMLPRWGEHHLGAAEE